A DNA window from Tachysurus vachellii isolate PV-2020 chromosome 20, HZAU_Pvac_v1, whole genome shotgun sequence contains the following coding sequences:
- the eva1c gene encoding protein eva-1 homolog C has protein sequence MTLKLQQPDSCERMKGFITQKVINTSMMESSSGCRSHRATGGWSFHLLYSVLLLWSDQMHGLSDFSTYLFRIIISHSAHARDGEPLLLSCPRHSTISVQSAFYRPHAPLTHCNAPTALQKMLSECQGRRNCQVLVNYRMFGSDPCPETTKDLHVSYSCKPTENKNSTRCEGDQMLLHCKYPKLLNIYSAVYGRELGENAVCLTKEEQPPPFECLYYGALDTVKKLCYGKQRCLFIINDQQFRNPCTPETKKYLTVIYSCVPQSLLKEADPNFFQTTTIPQEITKAVKLPDVRESRFPVKNGILVSNSLMAYGYIKEHPEKAGLLFVSSVCMGLFLVLLAISIRITCSMHHEGTSSLNKNTNTVEPKVEKEDDDDDDEDSDSEESEPLMDSSMISELSRKVYCWEEAMYTTEAAELIERLERREMIIQEIRMNAYLNGTSCTLH, from the exons ATGACCCTGAAGCTACAACAACCGGACAGCTGTGAAAGAATGAAAGGCTTTATTACACAG AAAGTGATTAACACGAGCATGATGGAGTCCTCGAGCGGCTGCAGGTCCCACAGAGCCACCGGCGGCTGGAGCTTTCACCTCCTCTACAGTGTCCTCCTCCTGTGGAGTGACCAAATGCATGGACTCTCCGACTTCTCAA cCTATTTATTCAGGATCATTATCAGTCACTCAGCACATGCTCGTGATGGTGAGCCACTGCTGCTTTCTTGCCCACGCCACTCCACCATCTCTGTGCAGTCTGCGTTCTACAGACCTCATGcacctctcacacactgcaATGCACCTACAGCACTGCAG AAGATGCTATCAGAATGCCAAGGCCGGAGAAACTGTCAAGTCTTGGTTAATTACCGTATGTTTGGCAGTGACCCCTGTCCTGAAACCACCAAAGACCTTCATGTGTCATACAGCTGCAAACCCA cggaaaataaaaacagtacaaGATGCGAGGGCGATCAAATGTTGCTTCACTGTAAGTACCCAAAGTTGCTGAACATCTACTCGGCTGTGTATGGGCGGGAACTGGGAGAAAATGCAGTTTGTCTTACAAAGGAAGAGCAACCACCTCCATTTG AGTGCTTGTATTATGGAGCCCTGGACACGGTAAAGAAATTGTGCTACGGAAAGCAGCGAtgcctttttattattaacgaTCAGCAATTCAGAAATCCCTGCACACCTGAAACAAAGAAGTACCTCACTGTTATCTACTCATGCG TTCCACAGAGTTTACTCAAAGAGGCTGACCCCAACTTTTTCCAAACTACCACAATTCCCCAGGAGATCACCAAAGCTG TGAAACTTCCTGATGTCAGAGAGTCCAGATTCCCAGTTAAAAATGGCATCCTTGTGAGCAACTCTCTCATGGCATATGGATACATTAAAG AACATCCTGAAAAGGCTGGCCTTCTCTTTGTctcgagtgtgtgtatgggacTGTTCCTCGTCTTGCTGGCCATCTCTATAAGGATAACCTGTAGCATGCATCATGAAGGAACAAGCAGTCTAAACAAGAACACCAACACTGTGGAACCaaaagtagaaaaagaagatgatgatgatgatgatgaagacagTGATAGTGAAGAGTCTGAACCATTGATGGACAGCTCAATGAtctcagagttaagcaggaaaGTTTATTGTTGGGAAGAGGCGATGTACACGACTGAGGCGGCGGAACTGATCGAGAGGCTGGAACGACGAGAGATGATCATCCAAGAGATCAGGATGAATGCATACCTCAATGGCACTTCCTGCACTCTGCACTGA
- the mis18a gene encoding protein Mis18-alpha: protein MARQIDSGGIKDDTYVVSEGLSVADSSKVDDDGEGESDAPAVFLCGKCRLPFGDSLSWAGSDDLHNQILLKRVNDNVVIGKEPFVSGTSEELRCLALKLTCRGCSFNLGHMYVSTPKSLDYKRSIFCLMVENIESYVLGSPDQQVAAVDREERPVTFEYMDNVERQLTKIKSLAVTIGQRLLEIEVDLQCKSRTT from the exons ATGGCGAGACAAATCGACAGCGGTGGCATTAAAGATGACacttacgtggtttccgagggTTTATCTGTAGCTGACAGCAGCAAAGTGGACGATGATGGAGAAGGAGAAAGCGACGCGCCTGCTGTGTTTCTGTGCGGAAAATGCAGGCTTCCGTTCGGAGACTCGCTGTCATGGGCCGGCAGCGACGACCTGCACAACCAGATCCTGTTAAAAC GTGTTAATGATAACGTTGTGATTGGCAAAGAACCTTTTGTCTCTGGCACAAGTGAAGAATTGAGATG ccttgcTTTGAAACTCACCTGCCGTGGTTGCAGCTTCAACCTAGGACATATGTACGTGTCCACTCCAAAGTCACTGGACTACAAAAGGTCCATTTTCTGCCTCATGGTTGAAAATATTGAGAG TTATGTTTTAGGCTCTCCAGACCAGCAGGTGGCAGCAGTGGATAGAGAAGAAAGGCCTGTGACATTCGAGTACATGGACAATGTTGAGCGACAGTTGACCAAG ATAAAATCTTTAGCAGTGACAATAGGACAGCGTCTCTTGGAGATTGAGGTTGACCTCCAGTGCAAGTCTAGAACGACTTAA